In one window of Nakamurella sp. PAMC28650 DNA:
- a CDS encoding type II secretion system F family protein, with product MTTSMLVASAVAGLGLLCLPAPAVMRARAPSDRWRGGTLTAEQRRALVVGAGAAAVVVLFGRWPWWSILLFGGLGGALTLRLPLRRTAAERAVARHRLAVHADLLAACLDAGMSVGAALTAVASPGISLQRNGFDDPDDPLALLDAVSALLLLGSDPARAWQGARQHPDLASLAAAAGRSASGGARFADAVREHAVVLRAASADAAERSAGRAGVAITAPLGLCFLPAFLCLGLAPVVVGLLSSLDLF from the coding sequence ATGACGACGTCGATGCTCGTGGCTTCGGCCGTGGCGGGGTTGGGTCTGCTGTGTCTCCCGGCGCCGGCGGTGATGAGGGCGCGGGCGCCGTCGGACCGGTGGCGCGGAGGGACGCTGACCGCGGAGCAGCGTCGTGCGTTGGTGGTGGGCGCCGGAGCGGCCGCCGTCGTCGTGCTGTTCGGTCGCTGGCCGTGGTGGTCGATTCTCCTGTTCGGGGGCCTGGGCGGCGCGCTGACCCTCCGGCTACCTCTGCGCCGGACCGCCGCGGAGCGTGCCGTGGCACGGCACCGACTCGCAGTGCACGCAGATCTGCTCGCCGCCTGCCTCGACGCCGGCATGTCCGTCGGCGCCGCACTGACCGCCGTCGCCTCGCCAGGAATATCGCTGCAGCGCAACGGCTTCGACGATCCGGACGATCCGTTGGCCCTGCTCGATGCCGTCTCGGCCCTGCTCCTGCTCGGGTCCGATCCCGCGCGTGCCTGGCAGGGCGCCCGGCAACATCCGGACCTGGCCTCGCTGGCTGCGGCGGCCGGCCGGTCCGCTAGCGGAGGCGCGAGGTTCGCCGACGCCGTGCGGGAACACGCCGTGGTCCTGCGGGCGGCGTCGGCCGATGCGGCGGAGCGCTCGGCCGGCCGGGCCGGTGTGGCGATCACCGCACCCCTGGGACTGTGCTTCCTGCCGGCCTTCCTCTGCCTGGGTCTGGCTCCCGTGGTGGTCGGTCTGCTCTCCTCGCTGGACCTGTTCTGA
- a CDS encoding sensor histidine kinase — MTVRRQLLIFYSVAAVTMCGLAGGAFLASKYVARNQAFKEAEAMTSRLADYVVAPLLPLAFDPRSSQRHDLDLAIAYRGRDGYLVEVMAWDRTGRVVWASDTRDAGRVFTVPDEVTAAIDHGVISSDFTEAPEVDHPELSPTNDGFVEVYVPFPDGEQPGLAFEAYFDYARVNATADLLTRQMLPLVLGPLLLLQIIQVPIAASLARRVRRQEVERSLLLQRNLTVSEKQRIRIAADLHDGPIQDLAGIGYALGAIAPTVPERHHDLMDTVQVTIHEATQSLRRMMVDLYPPDLRAGQLPQTITDLAVQLRARGIDVDVEAEDMPDDLAGEIVTTLFKVGREALANVVEHAQATHVQILLWLDIGKAGEQLVRLDIIDNGIGLDVGRLDRRSEGHLGLRLLRDRLIEQGGSLEFVKGNDGGTAVRASLPAIRTASAATGLSRS, encoded by the coding sequence ATGACCGTCCGCCGCCAGTTGCTGATCTTCTACTCCGTCGCAGCCGTCACCATGTGCGGCCTGGCCGGCGGAGCCTTTCTGGCCAGCAAATACGTCGCCCGCAACCAGGCCTTCAAGGAGGCCGAGGCCATGACGTCCCGGTTGGCCGACTACGTGGTGGCACCGCTGCTCCCCCTGGCCTTCGATCCGCGCTCTTCCCAGCGACACGACCTCGACCTGGCGATCGCCTACCGCGGGCGCGACGGCTACCTGGTCGAGGTGATGGCCTGGGACCGGACCGGGCGGGTGGTGTGGGCCAGCGACACGCGCGATGCGGGGCGGGTCTTCACCGTCCCCGACGAGGTGACCGCTGCCATCGACCACGGGGTGATCAGTTCGGACTTCACCGAAGCCCCGGAGGTGGACCACCCGGAACTGAGCCCGACCAACGACGGCTTCGTGGAGGTCTACGTGCCCTTCCCCGACGGCGAGCAACCCGGTCTCGCCTTCGAGGCCTACTTCGACTACGCCCGGGTCAATGCCACGGCCGACCTGCTCACCCGACAGATGTTGCCGCTGGTGCTCGGTCCCCTGCTGCTGCTGCAGATCATCCAGGTGCCCATCGCAGCCTCGCTGGCCAGGCGGGTGCGCCGCCAGGAGGTGGAACGCAGTCTGCTTCTCCAGCGGAACCTGACCGTGTCGGAGAAGCAACGGATCAGGATCGCAGCGGACCTGCACGACGGTCCCATCCAGGATCTGGCCGGAATCGGGTACGCCCTCGGCGCCATCGCGCCGACGGTCCCGGAGCGGCATCACGACCTGATGGACACGGTCCAGGTCACCATCCACGAGGCCACCCAGTCGCTGCGGCGGATGATGGTCGACCTCTACCCACCTGATCTACGGGCCGGTCAGCTGCCGCAGACCATCACCGATCTGGCGGTCCAACTGCGCGCCCGCGGGATCGACGTCGATGTCGAGGCCGAGGACATGCCGGACGATCTGGCCGGTGAGATCGTCACGACGCTGTTCAAAGTCGGCCGGGAAGCGTTGGCCAACGTCGTCGAGCATGCGCAGGCCACCCATGTGCAGATCCTGCTGTGGCTGGACATCGGGAAAGCGGGTGAGCAACTCGTTCGACTGGACATCATCGACAACGGGATCGGACTGGACGTGGGCCGGCTGGACCGTCGCTCGGAGGGGCATCTCGGCCTGCGCCTGCTCAGGGACCGGCTCATCGAACAGGGAGGCAGCCTCGAGTTCGTGAAGGGGAACGATGGTGGGACTGCGGTCAGGGCCAGTCTTCCCGCCATCCGGACCGCCTCGGCTGCCACCGGCCTGTCGCGCTCCTGA
- a CDS encoding response regulator transcription factor: MSVSAVERPATHSPGRPAISILIIDDHRSFAELLSAALNTIPGMLCVGVATSAASGISRAAELQPEVVVIDIHMPEHDGLFATRRIREVSPGSVIAVVTAYTEPEWISRAAQAGASAFIPKGGSLTELIDVLTRVRAGQMLVAPSTFNASPRLSRTAPDTGHVPLTPRELEVITYLGQGVQTEGIAKVLGVSVHTCRGYMKSLHTKLGVGTQLEAVIRAQSLGIIGVPGGH, encoded by the coding sequence GTGTCCGTCAGTGCAGTCGAACGCCCCGCCACCCATTCCCCGGGTCGCCCCGCGATCAGCATTTTGATCATCGACGACCATCGTTCATTCGCCGAACTGCTGTCAGCGGCCCTGAACACCATCCCCGGGATGCTGTGCGTGGGGGTGGCCACGAGCGCGGCCAGCGGCATTTCACGTGCCGCCGAGCTTCAGCCGGAGGTGGTGGTCATCGACATCCACATGCCAGAGCACGACGGCCTTTTCGCCACCCGGCGCATCCGCGAGGTGTCCCCGGGTTCGGTGATCGCCGTCGTCACCGCCTACACCGAACCGGAATGGATTTCCCGTGCGGCGCAGGCCGGCGCCTCGGCCTTCATTCCCAAGGGCGGGTCGCTCACCGAGCTGATCGACGTCCTCACCAGGGTCAGGGCCGGTCAGATGCTGGTGGCACCTTCGACATTCAATGCGTCGCCGCGTCTTTCCCGCACTGCACCCGATACCGGTCATGTCCCGCTGACACCGCGCGAACTCGAAGTGATCACCTACCTGGGCCAGGGTGTGCAGACCGAGGGAATCGCCAAGGTGCTCGGAGTCAGCGTTCATACCTGCCGCGGCTACATGAAATCGCTGCACACCAAACTTGGTGTCGGCACTCAACTCGAAGCGGTGATCAGGGCCCAGAGCCTGGGGATCATCGGAGTTCCCGGCGGTCATTGA
- a CDS encoding response regulator transcription factor produces the protein MIKVLLVDDHAFVRESVSLLLRHAGGFEVVGQCDDGAAALPMACSTDPDVVLMDLRMPGIGGVQATRILVADRPDVRVLILAASVSPPVLEAAKRAGAMGYVMKGGSPELLVSGIRAIAAGATLW, from the coding sequence GTGATCAAGGTTCTCCTGGTCGACGACCACGCCTTCGTGCGCGAGTCGGTGTCCCTCCTGTTGCGTCACGCCGGCGGCTTCGAGGTCGTCGGTCAGTGTGACGACGGCGCTGCCGCACTTCCGATGGCCTGCTCGACGGATCCGGATGTCGTACTGATGGACCTCCGGATGCCTGGCATCGGTGGAGTGCAGGCGACCCGAATCCTGGTGGCGGACCGTCCTGACGTGCGTGTGCTGATCCTGGCCGCCTCGGTCAGCCCCCCGGTGCTGGAAGCTGCGAAGCGCGCCGGGGCGATGGGCTACGTCATGAAGGGCGGCTCCCCCGAGCTGCTGGTCAGCGGAATCAGGGCGATTGCGGCGGGCGCCACCCTCTGGTGA
- a CDS encoding fibronectin type III domain-containing protein, whose product MRRFIAGATAFLLVGSIANLASSSVAAIVPIVGQGFTVTPGDLSFILKQVKIAERHSRALLGTQPGIPANPNPVTDPDYCQALLAPGPDRVPDVLTSYGLRTVDGSCNNLKVGLSNAKVAAADQIFPRLTTPLFRDAEPITASLPVGAPGPTSYKQKQGNVVDSQPRLISNLIVDQTSTNPAAIAAAGFPVRTQNAKGVVPCATVAGSDPVVDVVPASPVGCVPAHQTLFIPNVTTDVGLSPPYNSLFTFFGQFFDHGVDQTVKSGAAVFVPLRADDPLIAGPDHVVGTPDDLPASQRFMVLTRAQNQPGPDGVLGTADDVQDATNTDSPWVDQSQTYSSHASHQVFLREYALNAANQPVSTGKLLGGLAAGQTYLNSPDGRTGIGTWAAVKLQTATKLGLQLVDADVTNIPMLATDPYGKFLPGPLRGLPQYVTKDPAAPTGITLVEGDIANPVPVPANAVHFDTPFLTDIAHNADPSPVDVDHNPATPPVAPVPDTDLTPSADFAGQPAGTYDDEMLNAHFVCGDGRCNENIALSTIHQVFHSEHDRLVDYIKNVLSTDSTADGVAALAEWQLPTAANPDGWNGERLFQAARFVNEMEYQHAVFEEFARKVQPAVRPFHVYSPDINPAIKAEFAHAVYRFGHSMLDDTVARTNVDPVTGAETDNSLPLLGAFLNPPSFFDGGAAGTLTPEQAAGSIAMGSSSQVGNELDEFVTETLRNNLLGLPLDLPTLNMARAREAGVPPLNDLRRQIFAGTNDGQMAPYTSWSDFGQHLKHPESLINFVAAYGLHPTIRDSGPDGVLGNGDDVTTIAGKRAAARAIVDPRPVDTTVTPNIPADVPPVDAADFMFGTGAWASTAAGVTTTGLDDVDLWVGGLAEVTNLFGGLLGSTFNYVFQNQLENLQDGDRLYYLARTPGMNLRTQLEGNSFSELIQRNTEGTNSLKADAFGTADCRFQLAHLDGTPAGFTANGATVADDPSTTDCDESKLLLRKPDGTIQYRAINSVNPSGINGQSVYNGTAGVDRIYGGNDNDTFWGGVGNDVIEGNGGDDVVLGGDGNDIITDLNGADVLKGGPGNDAIDAGPGNDIVLGGDGQDFLNGGANDNETFAGPGNDFIIAGQGADAVFGDGGDDWIQGGTGQDLLQGDHGAPFFDDPAETKPGNDIMIGQPGENDYDAEGGDDIMAQNAAIDRNAGSGGFDWAIHQYNTIPADDDMMINNNLGGLPIQVIVNRDRWQETEADSGGKFNDVIKGTDGVLAVPRLITGGGFQGCDALDQAGVDRIKGLVDLLPPVADWPGTAADVAALSASGRCPLVGPVWGEGDILLGGGGSDTFTGRAGNEIIDGDKQLEVHITVVDRSDPTRPPVELGRTDLMENKATSGNFGPGTTGMTLQQAVFAGLVDPGNLVAVREIVTPSTPAADCGTATPLNCDTAVFLGPQANYTITAGALPGQVIVNQTGPVVAPQKVSDGIDTLTGIEQLTFSDGSITLALPAAPTVAAVGSAFASSGSATVNFTPPATPVTGLALTGFTVQAVPVGGGTPIISLITDGTATSGTVNGLLNGTSYQLQVAAGNALGTGPFSGLSNVVTPTAPPVHTAPGAPAIGTATAGDASALVTWTAPAGDGGTPITGFSIQPFIGSVATGSPTILAGVAASSGTVNGLTNGTSYSFQVSAVNAVGTGSASGSSNTVTPATTPGAPTIGTATRGNTTATVTWTAPADNGGAAITGYRVQPFIAGVADGVAQPAAAGTGSLVVTGLTNGVEYTFQVTAANSVGAGSPSAASNPVTPATTPGAPTIGSATGGNASATVTWTAPGNAGGSPITGYTVQVLDAANAVIGTRTAAAAATSLVVTGLTNGTTVRFQVAANNSVGTGTFSVRSNNVTPVAPTVPAAPATPTATRGNASATVTWVAPATGGSAIVRYDLRVVTNANPTVQVGALRTATAAAGSLIVVGLTNGTAYRFQVRAVNAVGSGGFSALSAAVTPATVPGAPVIGVATSGTAGGAINAGARWTPPAADGGSVITGYRVTALRLGLLGNVLSTTVSGLQPPTARTFTMTLTAGVYRFTVQAVNAVGGSAQSARSNLVTAR is encoded by the coding sequence ATGAGGAGATTCATCGCAGGAGCCACGGCTTTCCTGCTGGTGGGAAGTATCGCGAACCTGGCGTCGTCGTCGGTTGCCGCCATTGTTCCGATAGTGGGCCAGGGCTTCACGGTCACGCCGGGGGACCTCTCCTTCATCCTGAAGCAGGTGAAGATCGCGGAACGTCATTCCCGGGCCCTGCTGGGAACCCAGCCAGGGATACCGGCCAACCCGAATCCGGTGACCGACCCCGACTACTGCCAGGCGCTCCTCGCCCCCGGTCCTGACCGTGTGCCGGATGTGCTCACCTCGTACGGACTGCGGACGGTGGACGGGTCCTGCAACAATCTCAAGGTCGGCCTGTCGAACGCCAAGGTCGCTGCGGCGGACCAGATTTTCCCGCGACTGACCACACCGCTGTTCCGTGATGCAGAGCCGATCACCGCGAGCCTGCCGGTCGGCGCCCCCGGCCCGACCAGCTACAAGCAGAAGCAGGGCAACGTCGTAGACTCCCAGCCACGGTTGATCAGCAACCTCATCGTCGACCAGACCTCGACCAACCCGGCCGCGATCGCCGCGGCCGGCTTCCCCGTGCGGACCCAGAACGCCAAGGGGGTGGTGCCCTGCGCGACGGTCGCCGGTTCGGATCCGGTCGTCGACGTCGTTCCGGCCAGCCCGGTCGGCTGCGTGCCCGCCCACCAGACGCTCTTCATCCCGAACGTCACCACCGACGTGGGCCTCTCGCCCCCGTACAACTCGCTGTTCACCTTCTTCGGCCAGTTCTTCGACCACGGTGTCGACCAGACCGTCAAGAGCGGTGCCGCCGTCTTCGTGCCGCTGCGGGCGGACGATCCCCTCATCGCCGGTCCCGACCACGTCGTCGGCACCCCCGACGACCTCCCGGCGTCCCAGCGGTTCATGGTCCTGACCAGGGCGCAGAACCAGCCCGGACCCGATGGTGTCCTGGGTACGGCTGACGACGTCCAGGACGCGACCAACACCGACAGCCCGTGGGTGGACCAGAGCCAGACCTATTCCTCGCACGCGTCCCACCAGGTGTTCCTCCGCGAGTACGCGCTCAACGCCGCGAACCAGCCGGTCTCGACGGGCAAGCTGCTGGGCGGGCTCGCGGCGGGTCAGACCTACCTCAACTCGCCGGACGGCCGGACCGGCATCGGCACCTGGGCCGCCGTCAAGCTGCAGACGGCCACGAAACTCGGTCTGCAACTGGTCGACGCGGACGTCACCAACATCCCGATGCTCGCGACGGATCCCTACGGCAAGTTCCTCCCCGGCCCGCTGCGGGGCCTGCCCCAGTACGTGACCAAGGACCCTGCCGCGCCGACCGGCATCACCCTTGTGGAGGGTGACATCGCCAATCCTGTTCCGGTGCCCGCCAACGCGGTTCACTTCGACACCCCGTTCCTGACGGACATCGCGCACAACGCCGACCCCTCGCCGGTGGACGTCGACCACAACCCGGCCACCCCTCCGGTGGCGCCCGTTCCCGACACCGACCTCACGCCGTCGGCCGACTTCGCGGGCCAGCCCGCTGGTACCTATGACGACGAGATGCTGAACGCGCACTTCGTGTGTGGGGACGGTCGTTGCAACGAGAACATCGCGCTGAGCACGATCCACCAGGTCTTCCATTCCGAGCACGACCGGCTCGTCGACTACATCAAGAATGTGCTGAGCACCGATTCGACGGCCGATGGTGTGGCAGCTCTGGCCGAATGGCAGCTGCCGACCGCCGCGAATCCGGACGGCTGGAACGGCGAGCGGCTCTTCCAGGCGGCGCGTTTCGTCAACGAGATGGAATACCAGCACGCAGTCTTCGAGGAGTTCGCCCGTAAGGTGCAGCCTGCGGTGCGCCCGTTCCACGTGTACTCCCCGGACATCAACCCGGCCATCAAGGCCGAGTTCGCCCACGCGGTCTACCGTTTCGGGCACTCCATGCTCGACGACACCGTGGCCCGGACCAACGTGGATCCCGTCACCGGTGCCGAGACCGACAATTCCCTTCCTCTGCTCGGTGCCTTCCTGAATCCACCCTCGTTCTTCGACGGCGGCGCCGCGGGGACGTTGACCCCGGAGCAGGCGGCCGGCTCGATCGCGATGGGCTCCTCCAGCCAGGTCGGCAACGAGCTCGACGAATTCGTCACCGAGACACTGCGCAACAATCTGCTCGGTCTGCCGCTGGACCTCCCCACCCTCAACATGGCCCGCGCCCGGGAGGCGGGAGTACCGCCACTGAACGACCTGCGCCGTCAGATCTTCGCCGGCACCAACGACGGACAGATGGCGCCTTACACGAGCTGGAGCGATTTCGGCCAGCACCTCAAGCACCCGGAGTCGCTGATCAACTTCGTGGCGGCCTACGGACTCCATCCGACGATCCGGGATTCCGGGCCGGACGGCGTGTTGGGCAACGGCGACGACGTCACCACCATCGCCGGCAAGCGGGCTGCCGCCCGGGCGATCGTCGATCCTCGGCCGGTCGATACGACCGTGACCCCGAACATCCCGGCGGACGTCCCGCCGGTGGACGCCGCCGACTTCATGTTCGGCACCGGCGCCTGGGCGAGCACAGCCGCCGGCGTGACCACCACCGGCCTGGACGACGTCGATCTCTGGGTCGGCGGCCTCGCCGAGGTCACCAACCTGTTCGGCGGACTGCTGGGCAGCACCTTCAACTACGTCTTCCAGAACCAGCTGGAGAACCTGCAGGACGGTGACCGGCTGTACTACCTGGCCCGCACCCCCGGGATGAACCTGCGCACCCAACTCGAGGGCAACTCGTTCTCCGAGCTGATCCAGCGGAACACCGAAGGCACCAACTCCCTCAAGGCCGACGCTTTCGGCACGGCGGACTGCAGGTTCCAGCTCGCGCACCTCGACGGCACCCCGGCCGGCTTCACCGCCAACGGGGCCACCGTCGCCGACGATCCGAGCACCACCGACTGCGACGAGTCGAAGCTGTTGCTGCGCAAGCCCGACGGCACCATCCAGTACCGCGCCATCAACTCGGTCAACCCCTCCGGGATCAACGGCCAGTCGGTTTACAACGGGACTGCCGGGGTCGACCGCATCTACGGCGGCAACGACAACGACACCTTCTGGGGTGGCGTCGGCAACGACGTCATCGAGGGCAACGGCGGCGACGACGTCGTGCTCGGCGGTGACGGCAACGACATCATCACCGATCTGAACGGCGCCGACGTTCTCAAGGGCGGCCCCGGCAACGACGCGATCGACGCCGGTCCCGGTAACGACATCGTGCTGGGCGGCGACGGCCAGGACTTCCTGAACGGCGGGGCGAACGACAACGAGACCTTCGCCGGGCCGGGCAACGACTTCATCATCGCCGGGCAGGGCGCCGACGCGGTCTTCGGTGACGGCGGCGACGACTGGATCCAGGGCGGCACCGGTCAGGATCTGCTCCAGGGCGACCACGGAGCGCCGTTCTTCGACGATCCGGCCGAGACCAAGCCGGGCAACGACATCATGATCGGTCAACCGGGCGAGAACGACTACGACGCCGAAGGTGGCGACGACATCATGGCGCAGAACGCGGCCATCGACCGCAACGCCGGCTCCGGCGGCTTCGACTGGGCGATCCACCAGTACAACACCATCCCGGCCGATGACGACATGATGATCAACAACAACCTGGGCGGCCTGCCCATCCAGGTCATCGTGAACCGCGACCGCTGGCAGGAGACCGAAGCCGACTCCGGCGGGAAGTTCAACGACGTCATCAAGGGCACCGACGGTGTGCTGGCGGTTCCCCGCCTGATCACCGGCGGCGGATTCCAGGGCTGCGACGCGCTCGACCAGGCCGGTGTGGACCGGATCAAGGGTCTGGTCGACCTGCTGCCACCCGTCGCCGACTGGCCGGGAACGGCCGCTGACGTAGCGGCACTGTCCGCATCCGGGCGGTGCCCGCTGGTCGGGCCGGTCTGGGGTGAGGGCGACATCCTGCTCGGCGGCGGTGGCAGTGACACCTTCACGGGTCGTGCGGGCAACGAGATCATCGACGGCGACAAGCAACTCGAGGTCCACATCACCGTCGTCGACCGGTCGGACCCCACCCGGCCGCCGGTCGAGCTCGGCCGCACCGACCTGATGGAGAACAAGGCCACCAGCGGGAACTTCGGCCCGGGAACGACCGGGATGACACTGCAGCAGGCGGTGTTCGCCGGGCTGGTCGACCCGGGCAACCTGGTCGCGGTGCGGGAGATCGTCACGCCGAGCACCCCGGCGGCCGACTGCGGCACGGCGACACCTCTGAACTGCGACACCGCGGTGTTCCTCGGTCCGCAGGCGAACTACACCATCACCGCAGGCGCCCTGCCCGGCCAGGTCATCGTGAACCAGACCGGTCCGGTCGTGGCACCCCAGAAGGTCAGCGACGGCATCGACACCCTGACGGGCATCGAACAGCTGACCTTCTCCGACGGGAGCATCACGCTGGCGCTGCCGGCGGCTCCCACCGTCGCTGCTGTCGGCAGTGCGTTCGCCAGCAGCGGGTCGGCCACGGTCAACTTCACCCCGCCGGCGACGCCGGTCACCGGGTTGGCGCTGACCGGGTTCACCGTCCAGGCCGTACCGGTCGGTGGTGGCACGCCGATCATCAGCCTGATCACCGACGGAACCGCCACCAGCGGAACCGTGAACGGCCTGCTCAACGGGACCAGCTACCAGCTCCAGGTGGCTGCCGGCAACGCTTTGGGTACCGGTCCGTTCTCGGGACTGTCCAACGTGGTGACGCCGACGGCGCCGCCGGTGCACACCGCACCGGGGGCACCGGCCATCGGAACAGCCACCGCCGGTGACGCCTCCGCCCTGGTCACCTGGACGGCTCCGGCCGGCGATGGTGGTACTCCGATCACCGGCTTCTCCATCCAGCCGTTCATCGGCAGCGTCGCCACCGGCAGCCCCACGATCCTTGCCGGAGTCGCTGCCAGCAGTGGAACGGTCAACGGACTGACCAACGGCACGAGCTACTCGTTCCAGGTCTCGGCCGTCAACGCCGTCGGTACCGGCAGCGCGTCGGGCTCGTCGAACACCGTGACACCGGCCACCACTCCGGGTGCGCCGACGATCGGTACGGCCACCAGAGGCAACACCACGGCGACCGTCACCTGGACGGCGCCGGCCGACAACGGCGGAGCAGCCATCACCGGCTACAGGGTGCAGCCGTTCATCGCGGGAGTCGCCGACGGTGTCGCCCAGCCGGCTGCGGCCGGAACCGGCAGCCTGGTGGTCACCGGGTTGACCAACGGTGTCGAGTACACCTTCCAGGTGACGGCGGCCAACTCCGTCGGTGCCGGGAGTCCCTCGGCTGCCTCCAACCCGGTCACGCCGGCCACCACCCCTGGTGCGCCGACGATCGGTAGCGCCACCGGCGGCAATGCCTCGGCGACGGTCACCTGGACCGCACCGGGCAATGCCGGTGGGTCTCCGATCACCGGTTACACCGTGCAGGTGCTCGACGCGGCCAACGCCGTGATCGGGACGCGGACGGCGGCAGCGGCAGCCACCAGCCTGGTGGTCACCGGGCTGACCAACGGGACGACGGTCAGGTTCCAGGTCGCCGCGAACAATTCGGTCGGTACGGGGACCTTCTCGGTCCGGTCGAACAATGTGACACCGGTGGCTCCGACGGTTCCGGCCGCCCCTGCCACGCCGACCGCGACCCGGGGCAACGCCTCGGCGACCGTCACCTGGGTGGCCCCGGCCACCGGTGGATCGGCAATCGTCCGTTACGACCTGCGGGTCGTCACGAACGCGAACCCGACCGTGCAGGTCGGGGCGCTGCGCACCGCGACCGCTGCGGCCGGCAGCCTGATCGTCGTCGGGCTGACCAATGGCACCGCGTACCGGTTCCAGGTCAGGGCGGTCAACGCGGTCGGATCCGGTGGCTTCTCGGCCCTGTCCGCGGCGGTCACGCCGGCCACGGTGCCCGGTGCTCCGGTCATCGGGGTCGCGACATCCGGTACGGCCGGTGGCGCCATCAACGCGGGGGCCAGATGGACCCCTCCGGCGGCGGACGGCGGATCGGTGATCACCGGCTACCGGGTCACGGCCCTACGGCTGGGTCTGCTGGGAAATGTTCTCAGCACAACGGTCTCGGGGTTGCAACCGCCCACCGCCCGCACGTTCACGATGACGCTGACCGCCGGCGTCTACCGGTTCACGGTGCAGGCCGTCAATGCGGTGGGCGGCAGTGCGCAGTCGGCCAGGTCCAACCTGGTCACCGCCCGGTAG